From the Rhodococcus opacus B4 genome, the window GTGTCTTGTAGCCAAGTCCGGACAGGCGACCTAGATAGTGCGCCTTCCACCCGAAGACGGCGGGTTCAACAGCGGAGGTGAGTTCACGAGGCAAGGAAGTTGCTCTCTCCGAGAAGCCGAGCCACTGCACCGGGAACGAGGGCCCGCCAGTCGTCACCCGATGTCACCCGCCAGTCGTCACCCGATGTCAACAGTGTTCGAATCTGGGTACCCGAGGCGACGCGAGAGTCATCGTCGCGGCGCCACAGGACCTCGACCTGATAGCCAAGCTTGCTCATGAACTCGACTTTCTGCTCGCCCCAGGCGTCGTAGATCGTCATGTAGACCGTCGTCTCAGCGGGTCTAGGGAGGTAGTGAAGCAGCCGGTCCGCTTGCAGGATGGGTGCTGGGACGATTGCGAAGTCTCGGCCGGTCCAGCCCAAGTCCCACAAGCTCTCCTCAATCATCGTGCGTCGCTCGGCGAACGTGAACGGGTTGTTCTCCGCCAGGGACCTCTTCGGGTCGGCGCCACTTGGAACCCGTGACTCCGGGTCCGGGTTCGTGATCCCGACAAACAACCGGCGACAGTGCGAACGAGCCGCCTCTACGTACTCAAGGTGACCGAGATGAAAGGGCTGGAAGCGCCCAAGCACCAAGCCGTTCTTCGGCTCGCTCACCAAAGCTCCTCTCGACGTCTCCCCGACTTAAATGTTGCTCAGAGCGTACGCGGAAGCGGTGAAGGTCGAGTAAAACTGCCGCGCACCCCAGCCTGCCGGGACGTCCCGCGTCACCCGGAGGTTCGGGACCGAGTTGGAAGGGGATTTGCCGCGTCCCACTCACTGTCAAAGTAGAGCCGGAAGGCGGGCGCTAGCGGAAACGGCGCCAATGGGTCGAGCAGCATGTGCGGCGCCTGCCAGCCGAGACGACTCGACTGCGCACTCTGATTTTCGAGGTCGTAAGGCGAGACTGAGACGATGTCGTCATCAATTACGAGGACACGGAAGGCCGGCAGATGTTTCGTCCCGCGGACTTCAAGACACGGGTACTTTTCCCGGAGTCGAAGCAGCACCTCTACGGAGCTAGGCGACACCTCTCCTCCGCGAATCTGAACCAGGCGGTCGTATGCCTCCGAACTCGGGTCGATGACCAAGAAGCGGGCACGTCCCCTCGGATTCCGACGCTGGAATTTCTGAAGCATCGCCACGAAGCTGTCGTGAACTTCGCGAGTGCCAACCCATTTCCCGGCAAGCACCCCAGCAAAGTCGAGAGCGTTCTCGGCGCGCTTCGTACATTCGATCGGGCTGAGACTGACTTCACCAAGTGCATGGGCGGACGGGGCCCCGATGCCCAGCGCCTCGACGATTGGGACCAACGCATCGATTCCGCTTCGACTCTCGGGGGTGCCGGGCTGTGTCGCCGCCTTGCCTCGATCCAAGTTCTGCCGTCCTCTGTGCGGCTTTAGCTGCTCAACCTCGGGAGGCATCTCCTCCCCGTCTTTTGCGAAGTGCTTTTCAGCTCGTGCCCAGAAGTCTTCGTGTCGTTTCCTGTCGCCTGCGCGATCCGCTGCAAAGAGTAGGCGATACCAGATGCGATCATCCGGGGGCGCGATTTTGGCGAGCCGACTTACCCGCTCCAGAACCTCGTTAGAGGCTGCTTTGCCGTCATCCGAAAACAGCGTGCAGTCAGCTCGAAGTAGTACCGCATCAGCGTGCCTCTTCTTCCATTCGTCGAATATGTCGACCAATCGCTCACGGTGTCCGTCGAGATCCCTGAGGTCCGCGACTTTGAGCTTCTTCGGATTGCAGTTTCTGCTTCCCGCGTGGTCGAGCCCCGTAGCGGGGGATCCGCGCCACATTCCAAGGGCCTTATCTAACAGCGGCACCGCGGCGGCCACGGCGCTGTCCGTCAAGTCGCGGTGATCGGTCCACATCTCACCGGCGATCTCCAGCGCTTGATCGGTAAGCGTCCGGAACTCAGGGAAGTCAGCTGTAAGACTGACCTTGTAGGTAGTTGGCTGACGAGGGATAGACCGACTATTGCCGGCGATTGTCTCTAAACGCGCCTTGGCCTCGCGGTCACCAAGCGCATCCCGCAGGTTCCCTACATAGGTTCCTATGTGGCTCGACCTCACATCGAGCACGTGTGCGGCCAGGTCAGCGGTGACGAGACCATCATCCCAGAGGAGCAGCAACCGCAGGAAGAGCGCGGCCTGGCCGGTCAGC encodes:
- a CDS encoding adenylyltransferase/cytidyltransferase family protein, which translates into the protein MSEPKNGLVLGRFQPFHLGHLEYVEAARSHCRRLFVGITNPDPESRVPSGADPKRSLAENNPFTFAERRTMIEESLWDLGWTGRDFAIVPAPILQADRLLHYLPRPAETTVYMTIYDAWGEQKVEFMSKLGYQVEVLWRRDDDSRVASGTQIRTLLTSGDDWRVTSGDDWRALVPGAVARLLGESNFLAS